Part of the Paroedura picta isolate Pp20150507F chromosome 3, Ppicta_v3.0, whole genome shotgun sequence genome is shown below.
TGTCCACTTTGAGGAAGAAAAACTTGTTTGTCCAGCAGAATTACCAAAAGAAATCTTGATGATGGCAGGATATGGTAGCACTGATCACACAAATGTACAATGTCTAATGTTCCATCAAAGGCATTACCATAGCCATACTGCAGCAAATAACGTCATTTCTTTTCTGAAACAATACTCAGCAGTAATGCCCCTTGGCAATATTGAGCTGCCCACTGATGATGAAGAGCAGTACATTCTATGCTTCCTAAAACAAGgggttagatccatgggttcagaggtggacactgACATTGGAAATggtttgagctctttattaggactccAGCATGTTGCAAGaagaaactgaactgaactaACCCTCTTGCAACACCCCCTTATATACATATACAGACAATAGGATCTACCTGCCAGTGTGCGCTATTGGTCAGATCCACTTTAAATTGACTGGACCTTGATGTTGGGATCTATCCATACATTGGCTAATTGCAGTGCAGATTTACAATCCTGCCTTGGTCTACAAACACAACATCCCTCCCCCTACGATAGTCCCTAAGTAGATTATGTACAAAGTCTTGGAGGTACCGGGGTGGGAATGAGTCCTTGTGGACTGGCACAGCTCAGAAGCTGGGGCTTGTGTGGAAATGTCTGAAGCCATGGGTTGCGCTGCCAGATTTCTAGATGCTGGCTCCATGGTTGGCTGATCAAAAAGAGCTAAAACTGGAGCAGGTGAAGGCACATCCTCAGCAGGGGGCTGTGTCTGGAGAATCCGGACTGGCAGGTTCCTCAACATTGACAGGTCTGGGGTCATGGCACTGTCCATGTGGTGGTGGAGGGTGTAGCCGTCTGGCAACTGGATCTGGTACTGGGCCCCATAGCTCCATATGTAGACTAGGCTGTCCAGTGTGAAGGAACAAGGGGCAGCTATCTCTGCTTGGCTGTGTTGTGATCTGGATGCAGGCAGTCAAGAAGAGTTGGTAGCACCAGTTCATAAGTAGCTCTGCTGGGCCCTTGCCGGTGGCCAATGTCGGGGTGTGCAAGGATGCTGTTGAGCTGCTAGTGTCAATCTCCCTGGGTCAATCGGGAGAGAATGTCTTTGATCATGCAGACCATGAGCTCCGCTTTCCCATTGGTGGACAGATGAAATGGGGCTGATGTGACATGCTGCATGAGGCAGGCCGCAAGGAACTCTTCAAACTCTGATGAGGTGAACTGTGCCCCGTTGCCAGAGATGATAGTTCCCAGCAATCTGTGGGCTGCAAAGAGGCGATGCAAGGGATAGATGACCATTACAGAGGTCATTGCCAACACTGGAACCACCTCCAGCCACTTTGGAAAAGATCTGGGGCAGTCTCAGGTGGCTGAGGGCATCTGAGTGGCTGATGGACTTCCCAGAGCAATGTTCTAGATGGAAGCTGTAGCCATGCAGGAAGATGGATGATCACAGCATATGGCGGGTGGGGGATGAGGGAATCTATGGAGTTTGGTGATCTGTTGTGAAGAACTTGTGGACTGTGACGACAGTGAAGTGATGACCATAGACATAGTTGGGGAAGTTCTTTATTCTAATGATGTTGGTAATTACCTTGTCAATTGAGCATAGTTGTGCTCAGCGGAGGACAGAGTTTGCAAAAAGAAATCCACCAATGCTTTGTAGCCATCGGGAAGGCAGTGGCTGAGGATTGTGTTGATGCTGTGCTGGGAGGTGTCACATGCAAGGACAATTGGCTGCATCTCATTGAAGTGTGCGAGAACACCGCCTGACAAAATGAGGTGCGAAGGTGGACCAATATCTAGGAGCTGGTGCAGCGGCTCAGGGACTGTGGGCTTGTTGGGCTTGAAAGAGTGGTAAAAGTTCAAAAGGCACAGGAAGGCTAGCATGACCTGTGGTGGAGACACATCTTTGATGGCTTTTACCTTGTCCGGCATGGGTGACTCTGGTGGCATCAATCAGGAGCCCCAGGAACTCCACAATTAGCATACCGAGGCAACACTTCTTGTGCTTGACCTTGAGGCCTGCAGACTGGAAGTGGCGCTGTAGGACTTCTCTGAGGCAGCAGCGAGCTCATGTTTTGGTCCTCAATACTAGGCTTCCTAGGCCTCTTGCATGGTGCATCATCAGAAAAATTGGTGACCTCATCAACGTTACTCACTATGCCTGTGCTCCCAGACCACCTGCTTGTTGCTAGGCTTGGACATTAAGAGCACTGCGACACCTCCTGGGGGATGAAGGTCTTGCCCCCCACCTGGGCTTAGCCAGGTCTATAACACCAAGGACCAAACCTGGCTGGCCTGAGTACCATGCAAGGTGAGGAAGACAGTGCACAGCCAGTGCACAGCCTGCTGAACAGGAAGTGGAAGAGGCAGTGCCAAACCTGCCAACGCCCCACGCAAGGCAAGGAGGACGAAGTGGTGTACAGCTCTCTTTGACAGGGAGAGGGCAGACAGCCTGCCTGAGACAAAGTGTGggagactgtgactagctcaccCAAGCCCAGTGCAAGTCAGGGGAGAAGATGGTGCCTCGGCCTGTTCTGGTCCACCAGAGGCAAAGGAGGATCATAGCACTTCACCTGGCCTGGCCCCTTGGGAAGCAACGGAAGCAGTGATGACCATCCCAGCCCACACAAGGACCATTTCAGCACAAGTGCACACTCCATAAAAGCattcttaaagaactgaacaatgcaaactttctgcacaaaaattttatctcctttatcatgcagtttccaaatcctcctttacagcaatgtttttcttcctttggatCTTAACTTGCAGTTTGCCAGTGAGGAATTCCCAGATCTGAATTTGGTTTCTGCTGCACTGCCCTTTTTGTGTCATCAGTTTACTCCATTACTGCCCCCCCCAACAATCCAATTAATTTTTAAGCATGTTGATTGAATTATGGCACTCCCCTCCATTATAATAGAgcagcatattattattattattattatatttatatttataccccgcctccccctgaaggctcgaggcggcttacataaacccgtcccctaaaaccataaaatgacaataaaacccaatgatttacaataattgtaacagcgatggcgtagcctactcatttgctctccgcatcctcatctacggtggggggtgacgctctctaccaccagtttgtgaggggggggctgatcttctttccgcccggcctcagttataagcctggcggaagagctccgtcttacaggccctgcggaatgctggtaattcccgcagggccctcagctcttccgggagctcattccaccaggttggggccaggaccgaaaaggccctggccctagtcgaggccaggcgggcttccttggggccgggaacgaccagtaggttagcccccgcagagcgtaaagccctgcgggggatatagggcaaaaggcggtccctcatatatgctgggcctagaccacggatggccttgaaggtcaaaaccaaaaccttgaacctgatccggaaggcgaccggtaaccaatgcagctgcctcagaactggctggatgtgagccctccatggtgtagctgtgaggactctagcagccgcattttggacgagttgcagtttccggatcaagcccagaggcaggccggtgtagagcgagttacagaaatctagtctagaggtgaccatcgcatggatcactgtggccaggtgttcagaggacagatagggcgctagtagccgagcctggcgaagatggaaaaatgcccggctagctacctgtttaacctgtgcctcgagtgttagtgaggcatcgatggtcacccctaaattcctggcctgagatgcgatattaagttgcgtcccggccagaaagggtaagcgcgcttcctgatctgcccccctacggcccaaccacagaacctccgtcttggaggggttgagtttcaggcgactctgctcgagccatccagctacggcttccaaacatctggcaaatggatctgggggggagtccgggtggccatccacgaggagaaagagctgggtgtcatcagcgtactggtggcaacccagcccatagctccgtaccagttgagccagagggtgcataaagatgttaaataatgtaggagagagcaccgagccctgtgggaccccacaagggagccggtaagggcccgatacttcctctcccacggctaccctctgtgtccggttttggaggaaggagcgtatccagcgtaacgctgtaccccttatctcaaccttttgacagtggagtaacacctgaaatattcttcaggctttgagtaatcCTGGATGTGATGCCAGATGACCACACTTCTGTGCCACATCCTCAGAAGTCACATATTTACAGTGTCCATggtatcactaataaaataaaatgtttgttaaataagTTAGCTTCATTTTTGTGTgcgcagtaccttgcctgagcaaaacgaagaagcattcatctcagttgtcataaagcccaccatggaAAGCAGCAACTCTTCTCAGGGAAATGATATGTgattgggagatctccaagcaccACCAAGAAGTTGGcgatcctagcaagacctgagaatatattttctcagggttggaaatggctgccagggcaaggggaaatctgggaagaaaggaatctttATGCACACTATGCATAGTCCTTGTACTGGATCCAGGTATGGTAGCTCTTAACTAAGGATGCTTGCCCccaagtgggacttggggatcccctggaattacagctcatctccagactacagagatcagtttccctggataaaagggctactttggagggtggactctgtgcctGTTCCCTCCTGCATGAATATCTGcctgcaacagccttcctccaaccATTTTCTGCCAGTGGTGCTCTGCAAAGAaattcagggaggggggaatgggaggagccaatggggggtccagcagattcagctcttccctcccattgctTTTCCATTGAGTGTGAATTCAACAAACCACTACAGAccagacaaaagaagaagagctggtttttacaccccacttgacattacccaaagaagtcttgaagcagcttacaaacaccttccccttcctctctccacaactgctctgtaagaacagctgtaacagaactgtgactggtcgaAGGACAcgaagctggctgcatttggaggagtggaatAAAATTCGGTTCTCCACATTGGAggtcattgctcttaaccactacaccaaacaggcagcGAGTCTTCATGTCGCCTTCTCCATGCAATTACCAGTCTATGaaatccctttcttttcttttttggtgggTAGGTTTTGATGCCATGCACTTGTATTATTTTTTCATTCTCTTCCCCTATAACTCCCGTTGAGTTTGGATCCCCATTGTGGgcaacagtggggtataaataaagtaaaataatacTAAAGATAGGGGGCAGATAAATGTTAgcaggaaggaagcagagaaggatGAGGATatgccagtggccaggagagggtaaaagaggaaatagtgtggggaaggtGATGCAAGGAAAAATGAGGTACTCCTTGCAAGTCCTTCTAGGTTCCCCACTGAACAAGTGAGCCTAGCCCAGTAACCAACATTGCATCACTAGGCTATAGCATGCCTGGGTAGAAACAaccaggaaagaaggggaaactGAAGATGGTGGGGGGAGGACAGATAAAGATAGATTTGACattgggtaggaaggaggcagcaggaaaaggggaaaggctttgggggctttcagggaaagaagaaatattaagGAGGAAatgagattcctccccccccccccccaacaactccTTGTGGGTTCCTGTCTCTGTCGATATTTACTACTAGCAAATTTACAGTTCCTGCTTTAACTTAAAATGCAAAATGTCTTgtgttcattttcttttccccctgtGGTTGCAGTTTGCAATGGAGGAAATGAGTAGAATCTTGTGAAGGGTGAATTGAGCCTGTAAACCATTATTATTTCACATAATTTCACATTATCTGTAAACTGTTCcgcgggagcggtaaaaataaaagggtcaaggctatgtgggaggagaaaggggcagggtgagtctgggataaaaactcgaaggggccaatcgggagctgcgaAGTGGCTCGCAATTGGCACCCCCaaatgtcagtccggggccaaggggccattcAGGAGCCGCACAGCacatggctcccgattggccccttggcccatcccagatTCGGGGGTGATTggcccgttggggggggggagaggcttcgcCACCGGGAAAGGAGATGTGGCGGGCATGCTCCTTACCCCGTGCCGAAGCCCCGGGGGCGGGGGAAAGGCtttgatgtggggaaaggagcaggcccgccacgttGGACAgccggtgggcctgctcctttccccgtgcCGAGCACagggacttggggggagggggccgggggcagCGGGGTGGGGGGCCTGTAGGAGAACTGCAAGGGGGCTGGGGGCGGGAGACggcatgctagtgcccattgtatttaccaatacaatgggctttaaatctagtttattaTAAATAGTTTAAAAAGTATACTTTCTTCTTCCTATGAGCAGGGATTTGACCATTTTCTCTAGTTACAGATTTGCTTGGTTCAGTTGCAAATTTTGTTTAATTAACAGATATGAGGCATTGCTATAACTGATAGAAAAGCGTGTTTTGCTCAGTACCCTTGATAGCATTTCATGGGCAAGATCCCATGCCAGTAGCTAAAGAACCTCCACAGATTGTGTGCCAGAAATCAATTGTCTTGTGTCTGTTTTTGAAGACTCCTTCAAAAGTTGGAATGTGCACTGGAAATCATTAAATCTATCGCAGTGTTTTAATGGAACTCACACTCCAGTAGTTGCAAGAGAGCATTGCATTCCTAAGCAAAACTGATAAAACTGGTTGGCCTGAAATGAATTGAGGCGAGGGGGGTTCTTACAGTGCAAATTTTCCTTTGAGTTGTTGGGCACTGGGGACAAGTGATTTTCAAGGTGATGTTAAAAGTGCCAGAGTATGTACTGCAGATACTTACCTGAATGGACTCGCCAAGGCAAGAAGACAACTGCTTTGGCAGTTTCTGAATGAAATATATTCAAAAGAGAATGCAATAGGTGAGTGTATGGTGCTCTAAGTGATCCAAAGAAAGCTATTTCAAATCCTGAATGAAGTGCACTTGCtgttttccttccatttcctcaaATAATGTAATTATTGCTGATAACACGACTGTCTGAGACGTTCCTATATTTTGCCTCCTTGACAATTATCACTATGCACAGGAATCTATCTAGAAGTGACTGAGGGATCAGACTAGGCTGTGAGATCTCTGTAGTGCATTCAGCAAAAGAAATGGTCTCTTCTCAGCAATAAGCTCATACCTAAATAAATAGTGCCAAAGGTGATGACAGAGTTCTAGGATGGCCAGAGCCTAGGTCTCTGGCTGTCTGGATAGTAGAAGGGGATTGGTGGCAGAACCACTGTGAGGATTCCTATCTCTGTCTTTTTTTGTTATCTTGCTTGACCAGCCCTACCCTGGTTTGGTGGTTTGGGCTTGCAGTcttccaatatctgatgagatcaggttaccCTGCGCAATTCAGGTTAAGGCAGCAGTGCTATTTACTGAAGTGTAAATAAAAACAAGAGAATTTTACTTTCATGGGGAAAAGGTAGCAGTGAAAAACAAGTTAATTGATAATACACAAGACTCAAGTCTCATGTTAGTGGACAAATGACTACTAAGGATAGTACAATTAAAGCCAAAACTCCCCAGTTGCTACCAAACTTGTACCTGAAATGGTTGGTTAATATCAATTTTATTTTGCAGTAGTAACAGATGCACACTAAGAAACCTAAGCACAATCTTTTATTTGAATGCTTACACATATAAAGCTCAAGCTGAAAATAAGTCAAAAGCAGCAACTGGCAATGTATGATTCAACTCATACACTACAATGGATATTTTTATTGATGCCACCTTGTGGCCATATGGCAACAACCAAAATAGCAAGCCCCTTATTTTAAAAGAGATAAGGAGCATACTCAAAACTGTGAGGAATCTGTGAACAGCAGCCTAGGTTATAAAAGTCCCATGCTGGAACTCTGAAAAACAGAACATGACGGTACCTGCAAATGTGGGTGAAGGTACACATGGACCAAGGAAAGGTTACAGGATGTCATAGCTGTTTATGCTCTTTATGATCCTGATGGAGCAGGCTCAAAGTAATCATCCATATTCTTTCAGCACTGGACTTAACAAAAAGATCAAGTTACAATGGTGGGAGCCGGTCCCTGTTCTTTGGAAGGCAGCAGTACTTCAGAAGGGAGAGCAGACTCTGTGGTGGAGGTGCATGCATAGGGGGCGGGCAGGGGTGTACTGCAGCTTGGTGCTTCTTGTTTTCCAATATGCTCTTGAAGAACTGTGAACAAGACGCTGTCTACAGAATACAAGCCCAGCTTCATACAGCTCTTTAGCACAGATCCATCAGATCTCGATCCTTGAGGATGCAGATTAGAATAAAACAAGTAGTGTTTTCAAACTTATGCTCATGCCAGTGATTGTGAGAACCAAATGACAAAACTTAAGCTATTTCACTCTGACCTTGCCCCCCAGCCTGACCTCTGACTTGCAGGGGCTTCTCAGCTGCCACTTCTGCCTGATCAGATTATTGCTGAAGGGCTGCAACAGCAGCCAGCCCTATTCTCTTGTACGGATACAATAACAATCTCCGGCCAAAACTACCAGCGTGAGTGTCAACCTCATTTATTTTTATCCTGGATTCAGCTTTATATTTTACAGTGTCGTGTGGATTTTCTTAAAATTTAACAGTAAAAAAACCAAATAGAACACTTTGACTTGATACAGCTGATGTAAACACTGcgacactcctccccccccccccccatattgcaGGGAAGGCTGAAGGAGCTGAGAGAAACAGCCACCTGATTGTGCGGCAACCAAGTGCTGCCATCTAGCGATTTATCCTTCTGAACATGATCCCATAATTGATTCAGCAGCTAGGGACAGAGAAACCAAAAGCATGGAGTGGAGAACATTTTGAAAATACCCGATTTGGGTAAGCATTGCTAAACAAAACCAAACATCACTTATCTTGTATTAGGACATACTTCTACAGGAAAAAAAGGCCCAGGTTTCAGTCATGTATTTTATGGCATCCACTAAAAGTACTTTTGGGATACCTGGTCATATAAATTCCTCCAAGTGAATTCATAAGACTCTGACACACATCAAAAagtttacctgtcaggaaataaGCACATTTTCTGTAAAATTACGACTTGCGGCCCAAACAAAAGCCATTAGAACCACCAGTTAGCACAGGCTCTTGGACTGGGAAAGGTCATGGATTATGGGCTGTGAGGAGCACATGCCATACTAGGGCCGCTTACAGGCTTCCCTGCCCAGGAAACACAGAGTCACAGTCATATTCCCCCTCCCATTGCACAAGGAGACCAAGGAACACACACATCGGACAATTGCATTCCATTTATTCTAATTTCAATACTCTTTTTAGGATTTTGGCTTCCTGACCCTgaatcccaccctccccctcctttttgaaACACCTGACATTTAAAAAAGGACCATGATTATGGAGAACAGTCTTCTCTAATAATAAACTCCAAACACCACAAGATGGATTTTTCCTACACCTATCTTTTGAAGTATTTAGGGACACTGAATGGATTCTAAAAGATGGTTTATGACATTTTGGATGCATGCATGCTTGATAGAATGCCATGTCCTAAAAATTACAAATGGCACAAAGTGCCTCAGGGATCCCCTTTGTCTCACACCAACATTCCCTAGCTCCAAATGCATCAATGCTCAGCTATGCGGTTATCCCCTTCTGACTGGAAGCAGCCCCCAAATTAGAAGCCCAGTCCCATCAGAGGAGCACCTACCCAATCAATATCAGCACAACTGTGAGATGAGGTGGGGAAGATGAAGGAAGAAGTAACTAGATAATCACCTTGCTGAAGAATCAGGCACCAAAACTCCCCCTTCTCAGCAAAGGCACGTATGAATCATCATAGTAAATAAACGCTGAGGGAGATGAAGCAGGGTAGGAAGAACGTCAAGCCCATTCCTCCACACGTTCGCCCACCAAACTAGTTGAGTAAAGCAGGGAAACAAATGGTAGCTAAGACAAATGCCTTGTGGGCTGCCATGAAGCCAAGAAAAGAAAGCTACAGAGGCACTGCCTAGCTTGCACCACTAGGGATTGGCACAGAAACAGTGAGGCCACATGTGCAGTAAGAAAGTTGCTTTTATGGCAGTCCCATCATGTTCTGCAATTAGAGGAAAATACCCAAGCAAGCAAGTTCCCGCTCCCCTAGTCCACTTGTCCTATCTCAAAATGTCCATTCTCTCAACTATATAAACTCAATGCCCTCATATTTGACTGAGCCAATGCGGGTCTCAGGCAGTAGGGAACGCCCGTCCAGAGTGAAGGCTGTGATGTAGGTAGCCACTCGCCCGGCATCTTCCTCAGACTTCAGTGCCACAATGATCTGGTCATCGGTGCCAGGAACAAACTTGAAGGAGGAGAAGCCGTGGGTCGGAGTGATGTCTCCGATATGGCTCACAGTGATATCGGCAAAGCTTGGGGTGGAACTGATAAGTAGGTTGGTGCCACGGCGTTCATCCTCCTGTTCATTGTAACGTTTATGACTAGCCCTGCGAGGCAGAAAGAACCAGCGCTGGAGTGTTTCACTCCAGGAGGCAGACTCATGGATCAAGTAACCTGGGAGAGATGGAACCAAAATGGACATAGGTAAGCATGGGGTTAGGAACAGAAGCAGTGAGGCCACCAAAGGCCTAAACACAAGGACAGGCCAGTGCTGAAATATTCTCAGCAAGAtttaggaaatggttacaacaaACAAAGCTCGGTGGATAGAACTAGTGCATAGGTCTTGGCAAGGCAGCACAAGAATTAAGAAACAATTCCTTACCCACCCCCCAAGCACTGCTGTGTCCTGCCTTCCCAAATCACACAGCTTCCTCGCCTTCTTTTCTTCTGTTTAGCCAGTACAGTCCTCAGTAAAAACATAAAACTTCAAAAACCCGATCTCTTGGAAGCAGAATCACATGAAGTAAACAAATGCCAATGTGCCCATTTTGCAGTCTTAAAAATCTGCCCATGCTTACCTGGGGGCTTGATCCCTGCTGCCGCCCTGAGTGCATTGTAATTGGCCACCCAGTTCTCATGAGCCACATCACCTTTGTAGCCAATGACTTTCACCCATTCAGGATTTTGGTTGAGCACCTCTCCTGTAGCAGTTGTCCAGTCTTTGCCCAGGCCTCCTACATAGAGATGTTCATCCTTCACTGCCAACCATTCTGCTTTAAAACCTGAACAAAACAGCACATAATTCAGGGCATAAGATAGGACATGAAATGCTTTTGAAAGTGACATTTCTAGTCAAAGAATGCATCATAGCCACATGCCCAAAGCCTGCCCTCATATGAAGGAGGGGGAAGGTGAGATGGTAGGGAATATTTACTCCCCAGGGCCCTGTACAAAGCACAACGGAATAGCGTTGCAGCATGACTCCACTGCTTTTGTCTTGGAGCCTACAGTAAAAGATCACTGAAGTGGGGATACTGCCATTCTATGGTAGCAATCATCATCATGATTTATATTTGCTAACTGCCAAAAGATTTAGGGGGGCATAGCTACACATGAAGGAAATAAAACTGGGACCTGGTCTGGCTATTAAGGCATTCCCCAAAACAAAAACGGCTCACCTTTGCCAATGCTGCCATCTCCATCTGACAGGATCACCCAAGGGACCACCTTGGTGCCATCAATCTGGTAGACAACCCCCGTGCGATCATCCACAGCATAGAGCTTGCCATTAAAGACTACTAGTTCAGAGAGCTCCATGCCACGTCCTTTCTCAGCCAGGTGGGACTCCAATACATGGTCCTTGGTATCCCACTCAACGGAAACATGGTCCCCACTGGCCGACAGTGTCAGGTACCCCTTTTTCAGGTAGCTGAACCAGGTATGCTCACGAGGGGCCTTGGAGTCTGTGTCCAGGTCAGCAATGAGTCCAATGCGATATCGCACACCTTCAGGGATCCGCTGGGCTGGTGACAGAGGGTAGGTGTCATTGTATCGTTCGCTGGGCAGCACACTGATCCTCCAGTTATGGGCATTGACAGGCACTGCCCTGCTTACTGAGGGTGTTCGCTGGAAGCAGAGGAGTAGAAGCACAAGGGCCAAGGCCAGAGAGGTTGCCACAATGGCCTTCCAGCGCAGACGGAAGCGGGGGTCAGTTGCCTTGGTCATGGACGCCAGCACTGGGAGGCTGCCCACGCTAATCCGCAAGGGACTCAGAGACTCATCCCATTGCAGGCGTGGGCGAAGTGGGACTGGCATGAGCCTGAGGTTCCTGGGAACCTGGGGAAGAAAAAACAGGGTCAGTAGGGACAAGTTAAGGAGCACAAGAGGCCAAGGAAGAGCTCCCAagagagcacagagagagagagagagcagcagagAGATGATTCTTGATGCTTGTTCATGTCAATGGTGGAAGATGCtaatgaaaaaaggaaagaaaccaaTAGATATTGactgcagcagcaggggaggaagcCAGGCAACTGGGCTAGGATTCCTCCAGTAGAACAGGCAGTGCGGCAGGGCAAGTTGCGGTCCATCTGAGCAATATGTTTAGAAGGATTCCGGCTGGGAGAAACTGGTTCCCCTCTgtgcaggagaaggggagggggtgctcgAAAACTAAGGGCACCAAATGGCTGGAATAATCTGTTTGATTAATAGTCTTCTCTTTAACATTAACTGATGTTAATGTTAAACATACcaaaaaaatcaatataaaatCCTCTATACTGACCATTCACTTGGAAAGGCATCTTTAATACTTAAATAATCGAGAGCATTATGAGATCTTAAAAGTCTGACAAGATTTTATCCCAGCATAAGCATTTGCTGcaacaaaccaacacagctactgccCTGGATTTAATACTTAAAACCACAGAAGACATTTAACCAGGGTGCACTGAACATACCATCCCACAAATAAAACAAGCAGAGCTTTAGCTGATTAACCTGCTAATTAACTTAATGAAATCAACCTCAAAGAAAAAACGTGTAGGAAGGGAGCTGGGGAAGAAAACTAAAATAGTGTGCAGAGGTCATCCTTCCTTTCTAAGTGTAAAAACAAAACCTAACCGTCCTGCATCACAGTCGCATCCCTAAACCCAACTTCTCTCTCAAGCAGGGTCATCTATGGCTGTACACCAGACCCTCTCCAGCAAGCATTTTCAACCCAGAGAACTCAGGTATCTTAACCTCTCACCTGTCAATAAGGCCCCTCAGAGCCATAGTGATTCTCCCACCTCATAAACTTGCTGGTTACACCATCTTGAAAACAATTATGCCACGTTTCCTGCCCTTCCGGCATTGCTCGACTGTTCCCAA
Proteins encoded:
- the CANT1 gene encoding soluble calcium-activated nucleotidase 1 isoform X2 — encoded protein: MPVPLRPRLQWDESLSPLRISVGSLPVLASMTKATDPRFRLRWKAIVATSLALALVLLLLCFQRTPSVSRAVPVNAHNWRISVLPSERYNDTYPLSPAQRIPEGVRYRIGLIADLDTDSKAPREHTWFSYLKKGYLTLSASGDHVSVEWDTKDHVLESHLAEKGRGMELSELVVFNGKLYAVDDRTGVVYQIDGTKVVPWVILSDGDGSIGKGFKAEWLAVKDEHLYVGGLGKDWTTATGEVLNQNPEWVKVIGYKGDVAHENWVANYNALRAAAGIKPPGYLIHESASWSETLQRWFFLPRRASHKRYNEQEDERRGTNLLISSTPSFADITVSHIGDITPTHGFSSFKFVPGTDDQIIVALKSEEDAGRVATYITAFTLDGRSLLPETRIGSVKYEGIEFI
- the CANT1 gene encoding soluble calcium-activated nucleotidase 1 isoform X1, with protein sequence MSGVVVLAKEEGAPRELLSSLWWFPARGGARSVPRNLRLMPVPLRPRLQWDESLSPLRISVGSLPVLASMTKATDPRFRLRWKAIVATSLALALVLLLLCFQRTPSVSRAVPVNAHNWRISVLPSERYNDTYPLSPAQRIPEGVRYRIGLIADLDTDSKAPREHTWFSYLKKGYLTLSASGDHVSVEWDTKDHVLESHLAEKGRGMELSELVVFNGKLYAVDDRTGVVYQIDGTKVVPWVILSDGDGSIGKGFKAEWLAVKDEHLYVGGLGKDWTTATGEVLNQNPEWVKVIGYKGDVAHENWVANYNALRAAAGIKPPGYLIHESASWSETLQRWFFLPRRASHKRYNEQEDERRGTNLLISSTPSFADITVSHIGDITPTHGFSSFKFVPGTDDQIIVALKSEEDAGRVATYITAFTLDGRSLLPETRIGSVKYEGIEFI